A genomic window from Pseudomonas cavernicola includes:
- a CDS encoding thioredoxin family protein, whose amino-acid sequence MKIDSGCRQMDIALNSIVAELELTDFDADHRLLDLSGISLLIFTSIGCASCRWARRELPKLALPIDRLCWIDAGENGGLVERYEVFHLPALFIVRDGRFFGAVQSRLSTVDLVNVLGEALTRSAEELP is encoded by the coding sequence ATGAAAATTGACTCCGGATGTCGGCAGATGGACATCGCTTTGAACAGTATAGTGGCCGAACTGGAACTGACGGATTTCGATGCGGATCATCGTCTGCTCGACCTGTCTGGAATCTCTCTGCTGATCTTTACCAGCATAGGGTGTGCCAGTTGTCGTTGGGCCCGCCGCGAACTGCCGAAACTGGCCCTGCCGATAGACCGGCTCTGCTGGATAGATGCCGGCGAGAATGGCGGCCTGGTCGAGCGCTATGAGGTATTTCATCTGCCGGCATTGTTTATCGTGCGTGATGGTCGGTTTTTCGGCGCGGTGCAGTCGCGTTTGAGCACCGTCGATTTAGTAAATGTCCTGGGCGAGGCTTTGACTCGCTCGGCAGAGGAGCTTCCCTGA
- a CDS encoding PilZ domain-containing protein → MRQFLRHPSDMPVELVLRKHAFLPRQRLHNISLGGVACNSSKGFRRGTAVELRIPLLGEQARYPGVVAWCRKQSDDYLVGIAFIDEDTLFRARMVEQVCQIEHYRHQREQELGEQLPVEAIAHEWIAQHAAAFSNVSPN, encoded by the coding sequence ATGCGACAGTTTCTGCGTCACCCCAGCGATATGCCAGTGGAGTTGGTTCTGCGCAAGCACGCATTCCTACCCCGGCAGCGGCTGCACAATATCAGTCTGGGCGGGGTCGCATGCAACTCCAGCAAAGGCTTCCGCCGAGGCACCGCGGTGGAACTGCGCATTCCGCTGCTCGGCGAGCAAGCGCGTTACCCTGGCGTTGTCGCCTGGTGTCGTAAGCAGTCCGATGACTATCTAGTCGGCATCGCCTTTATCGACGAAGACACGTTGTTTCGCGCACGGATGGTCGAGCAAGTTTGCCAAATCGAGCATTACCGCCACCAGCGCGAACAGGAGCTGGGCGAGCAACTGCCGGTCGAAGCCATTGCCCACGAGTGGATCGCGCAACATGCCGCAGCATTCTCCAACGTCAGCCCGAACTAG
- a CDS encoding 3-deoxy-7-phosphoheptulonate synthase, with translation MADLPIDDLNVASNETLITPDQLKHEIPLTDAALHTVVHGREVIRNILDGKDHRLFVVVGPCSIHDIKAAHEYAERLKVLAAEVSDSLYLVMRVYFEKPRTTVGWKGLINDPYLDDSFKIQDGLHIGRQLLLDLAEMGLPTATEALDPISPQYLQDLISWSAIGARTTESQTHREMASGLSSAVGFKNGTDGGLTVAINALQSVSSPHRFLGINQEGGVSIVTTKGNAYGHVVLRGGNGKPNYDSVSVAICEQELTKAGIRPNIMVDCSHANSNKDPALQPLVMENVANQILEGNQSIVGLMVESHLGWGSQSIPKDLSELKYGVSITDACIDWDSTEKTLRSMHAKLKDVLPKRQRG, from the coding sequence ATGGCTGATTTACCGATCGACGACCTTAACGTTGCCTCCAACGAAACCCTGATCACACCGGATCAGCTCAAGCACGAAATACCTCTCACTGACGCTGCCCTGCACACCGTTGTCCATGGCCGCGAGGTGATCCGCAATATCCTCGATGGCAAAGATCATCGCCTGTTCGTGGTGGTGGGCCCCTGCTCGATCCACGATATCAAGGCCGCGCACGAGTATGCAGAGCGCCTGAAAGTGCTGGCTGCCGAAGTGTCCGACAGCCTGTACTTGGTGATGCGCGTGTATTTCGAAAAGCCGCGAACCACCGTTGGCTGGAAGGGCCTGATCAACGATCCGTACCTGGATGACTCGTTCAAGATCCAGGATGGTCTGCACATTGGCCGTCAACTGCTGCTCGACCTAGCCGAAATGGGCCTACCGACAGCCACCGAAGCGCTCGACCCGATCTCTCCACAATACCTGCAGGATTTGATCAGTTGGTCGGCGATTGGCGCCCGCACCACCGAATCGCAGACTCACCGCGAGATGGCTTCAGGTCTGTCCTCTGCAGTGGGCTTCAAAAACGGTACTGACGGCGGCCTGACGGTTGCGATCAATGCCCTGCAATCGGTGTCCAGCCCGCATCGTTTCCTCGGTATCAACCAGGAAGGCGGCGTATCCATCGTCACTACCAAGGGTAACGCCTACGGTCACGTGGTTCTGCGCGGTGGTAACGGCAAGCCGAACTACGACTCGGTCAGTGTCGCCATTTGCGAGCAAGAACTGACCAAAGCCGGCATCCGCCCGAACATTATGGTCGACTGCAGCCACGCCAACTCCAACAAGGATCCGGCTTTGCAGCCACTGGTGATGGAGAACGTCGCCAATCAGATCCTCGAAGGCAATCAGTCGATCGTCGGCCTGATGGTGGAAAGCCATCTCGGCTGGGGTAGCCAGTCGATTCCGAAGGATCTCAGCGAGCTCAAGTATGGCGTCTCCATCACCGACGCCTGTATCGATTGGGACAGCACCGAGAAAACCTTGCGCAGCATGCACGCCAAACTCAAGGACGTACTGCCCAAGCGCCAGCGCGGCTGA
- a CDS encoding GNAT family N-acetyltransferase, producing MSEALSINHDQAGHQFETTVDGDRAYLAYMDLGKQTLDIYRTFVPNSLRGRGIAAALTERALEYAESMGYTVIPSCSYVERYMERRQRHAAKG from the coding sequence ATGAGCGAGGCGTTGTCTATCAACCATGACCAGGCTGGTCATCAATTCGAGACCACTGTGGATGGTGATCGTGCTTACCTGGCCTATATGGATCTGGGTAAGCAGACGCTGGATATCTATCGTACTTTCGTGCCGAATTCGTTGCGCGGTCGCGGTATCGCTGCGGCGCTGACTGAGCGGGCTTTGGAGTATGCCGAGAGCATGGGCTATACGGTGATTCCATCTTGCTCCTACGTGGAGCGCTATATGGAGCGTCGTCAGCGGCACGCGGCGAAGGGCTGA
- the oprI gene encoding outer membrane lipoprotei OprI, whose translation MNNVLKFSALALAAVLATGCSSVSKETEARLTATEDAAARAQARADEAYRKADEALAAAQKAQQTADEANERALRMLEKASRK comes from the coding sequence ATGAACAACGTTCTGAAATTCTCTGCTCTGGCATTGGCCGCAGTTCTGGCCACCGGTTGCAGCAGCGTATCCAAAGAAACTGAAGCCCGTCTGACTGCAACTGAAGACGCAGCAGCTCGTGCTCAAGCTCGTGCTGATGAAGCCTACCGTAAGGCTGACGAAGCTCTGGCAGCTGCTCAGAAGGCTCAGCAAACTGCTGACGAAGCCAACGAGCGCGCTCTGCGTATGCTGGAAAAAGCCAGCCGCAAGTAA
- a CDS encoding L,D-transpeptidase family protein, which produces MLSCAPAVARSLSLAALFSVGPVAALELPLPPPGEDIVGQVQVIKAKYEDTFADIGVANDLGYLEMVAANPGVDPWLPGEGTEIILPTRFVLPPGPREGIVINLAEYRLYYYPKGQNVVHTYPLGIGREGWGSPIAATTITAKTPNPAWYPPKSIREEHAADGDPLPTVVPPGPDNPLGPFKFTLGVPGYLIHGSNKKFGIGMRVSHGCFRMLNQNVLELSNMAPVGTKVRILNDPYKFGVSGGKVYLEAHTPLDDQGVPSVVDKHTAVINALLKREDQLGSLRLDWEVVREVVAAEDGLPVEIAEPSAAVASSVPNEF; this is translated from the coding sequence ATGTTGTCGTGCGCTCCTGCCGTCGCCCGTTCCCTGTCTCTCGCCGCGCTGTTCTCGGTCGGCCCAGTCGCAGCTCTGGAGCTGCCTTTGCCGCCGCCGGGCGAAGATATCGTCGGCCAAGTGCAAGTGATTAAAGCCAAGTATGAAGATACTTTTGCCGATATCGGTGTGGCGAACGATCTGGGCTATCTGGAAATGGTCGCAGCCAATCCAGGCGTTGACCCTTGGCTGCCGGGTGAGGGCACCGAGATCATTTTGCCGACGCGTTTCGTGCTGCCGCCTGGCCCGCGTGAAGGCATAGTGATCAATCTGGCGGAATACCGGTTGTACTACTACCCGAAAGGGCAGAACGTCGTGCACACCTATCCCTTGGGGATTGGTCGTGAAGGCTGGGGCTCGCCCATCGCGGCCACCACCATCACGGCCAAAACACCGAACCCAGCGTGGTATCCGCCAAAGTCGATTCGTGAAGAACATGCGGCGGATGGCGATCCATTGCCGACAGTTGTGCCGCCGGGGCCGGACAATCCGCTGGGTCCGTTCAAGTTCACCCTCGGGGTGCCAGGTTACTTAATCCACGGTTCGAATAAGAAGTTCGGCATTGGGATGCGCGTCAGTCACGGGTGCTTCCGTATGCTGAACCAGAATGTGCTGGAGCTTTCCAATATGGCTCCAGTGGGGACCAAGGTGCGCATCCTTAACGATCCCTATAAATTTGGTGTCAGCGGTGGCAAGGTCTATCTCGAGGCGCACACGCCGTTGGATGATCAGGGTGTGCCGTCGGTGGTCGACAAGCACACGGCGGTGATCAATGCGCTGCTCAAGCGCGAGGATCAGCTCGGCAGCCTGCGTCTCGATTGGGAAGTGGTGCGCGAGGTGGTGGCCGCCGAAGATGGCCTGCCAGTAGAAATTGCCGAGCCGAGCGCTGCAGTGGCGAGCAGCGTTCCCAACGAGTTCTGA
- a CDS encoding arylesterase — translation MRTWWVSSALMLLLWAQGAAAGTVLVVGDSISAALGLETSQGWVALMQKRLVDNGFEQKVVNASISGDTSAGGLARLPALLAEHRPSVVIIELGGNDGLRGQPPAQLQQNLAAMIDDSRAQGARVLLLGMRLPPNYGGRYNKAFAQVFTTLAEEKQVSLVPFFLEGVGGVPELMQGDGIHPAARAQPRLLDNLWPALKPLL, via the coding sequence ATGCGTACGTGGTGGGTAAGTAGTGCCCTGATGCTGTTGCTGTGGGCTCAAGGGGCTGCGGCGGGCACCGTGCTGGTCGTTGGCGATAGTATCAGCGCCGCTTTGGGCCTGGAAACCAGCCAAGGCTGGGTAGCCTTGATGCAAAAGCGTCTAGTAGATAATGGTTTTGAGCAGAAAGTGGTGAATGCTTCGATCAGTGGTGACACCAGTGCCGGAGGCTTAGCGCGCCTACCGGCGCTGCTTGCAGAGCATCGCCCGAGCGTGGTGATTATCGAGTTGGGCGGTAATGATGGGCTGCGTGGCCAGCCGCCAGCGCAATTGCAACAGAATCTTGCAGCGATGATTGATGACTCGCGTGCCCAAGGGGCTCGGGTGCTGCTGCTGGGCATGCGCCTGCCACCGAATTACGGCGGACGTTACAACAAGGCTTTCGCCCAGGTATTCACCACGCTGGCTGAGGAAAAACAGGTATCGCTCGTGCCGTTTTTCCTTGAGGGGGTGGGGGGCGTACCGGAATTGATGCAGGGGGATGGCATTCATCCTGCGGCGAGAGCGCAGCCGAGGTTGCTGGACAACCTTTGGCCAGCCCTGAAACCCTTGCTCTGA